The following DNA comes from Candidatus Nanosynbacter sp. TM7-074.
CTCGTCTTTGGCTTTCAAAACAATATCGCTAGCCTTCGTCTTGGCATCAGCCAAATCACGCTCAATTTGATTTTTGCCATTAATTTGGCGCGTTCGTTGATATCCTACGAAACCACCAACGCCAACACCTGCACCAACAATGGCGGCAATGATCATCTCTATCATATTATTCCTTTCCGATCAGCCGCCCTTGAGTGTTCGTCTCAAGGAAATATATCAACAGCCAATCAATTTCAAACTATCTAAATCTGGCGAATCAGAACTTACAAAACGCCGTAATTTAATTATACACGGTTTTGAAGATTTTGGCACTGAAAATCATTTTCGCGGCGAGGTAACATGAGCGGCGGCACCATACTCTGGCATGACAATTTTCTCGTTCTCGCCAGCGTACAGTTTTTTAAGCGTCATCTCCCGCCAGTCTTCGCCCGTTGCACCGACAATAGGTACATTCAGGCTATCCGCCAGCGTATTGGCAACTGTAAGTCCAATCCTTAATCCAGTAAAACTGCCCGGCCCCTTCATTACGCCGATACCACTGATATCGTGCAAATCACCGGTTTTTTCTTCCAAGAATTTCAATAAGCCGCGCGCCAACGTCCGCCCCGCTTGCCACTCAAAATCCTGCCGAACCTCATCATCAACCAACGTTAAAAAACAAGTTGCCGTCGAGGTATCTAATAAGATTATCATGCCAAATTCTCCTTTATCTTCTGCCAAAGTTCAGTCGACCTTTTACCGCCGGGATGAAATTCTACCAGCCGCTCTTCCTCGCTAGTCGCTGTAATTTTTATCGCCAAACGATCTTCCGGCAAGTCACCATCAACTGCACCCGCCCACTCAACGACCACCACCGAATCATTGTCTACAGCTTCGCTAATCTCATCACCCATAATGCCAGCCTCACCCAATCGATAAAAATCATAGTGTACCAAACGCAGCCCCCTCGGTGAATCATATACTCGAGAAATCGTAAAAGTTGGACTCTGGACAGGCTCATTGATATCTAAAGCCTTAGCAATCCCCTTTGTCAACGTCGTCTTCCCGGCGCCAATATCACCAACCAATTCCAGCACTTCACCACCAGAAACCGCCTGGCCAATTGCCACACCTAATCGTTGCATCTTCTCGTCGCTATCAATTTTCACCCTTCT
Coding sequences within:
- the tsaB gene encoding tRNA (adenosine(37)-N6)-threonylcarbamoyltransferase complex dimerization subunit type 1 TsaB, with the translated sequence MIILLDTSTATCFLTLVDDEVRQDFEWQAGRTLARGLLKFLEEKTGDLHDISGIGVMKGPGSFTGLRIGLTVANTLADSLNVPIVGATGEDWREMTLKKLYAGENEKIVMPEYGAAAHVTSPRK
- the tsaE gene encoding tRNA (adenosine(37)-N6)-threonylcarbamoyltransferase complex ATPase subunit type 1 TsaE, which gives rise to MKIDSDEKMQRLGVAIGQAVSGGEVLELVGDIGAGKTTLTKGIAKALDINEPVQSPTFTISRVYDSPRGLRLVHYDFYRLGEAGIMGDEISEAVDNDSVVVVEWAGAVDGDLPEDRLAIKITATSEEERLVEFHPGGKRSTELWQKIKENLA